Proteins encoded by one window of Salvia splendens isolate huo1 chromosome 7, SspV2, whole genome shotgun sequence:
- the LOC121811595 gene encoding eukaryotic translation initiation factor 2 subunit gamma-like, with the protein MSRKGLMEQDLSKLDVTKLNPLSPEVISRQATINIGTIGHVAHGKSTVVKAISGVQTVRFKNELERNITIKLGYANAKIYKCEEDQCPRPVCYKAYGSGKEDSPMCDVPGFENCRMKLLRHVSFVDCPGHDILMATMLNGAAIMDGALLLIAANESCPQPQTSEHLAAVEIMRLQHIIILQNKVDLVQENVAINQHEAIQRFIQGTVADNAPVVPISAQLKYNIDVVCEYIVKKIPIPERNFISPPNMIVIRSFDVNKPGSEVDEIKGGVAGGSILKGVLKVNQFIEVRPGIVVKDENDNIRCTPIYSRIVSLYAEQNELQFAVPGGLIGVGTTMDPTLTRADRLVGQVLGEVGSLPEVYVELEVNFFLLRRLLGVRTKDTERQGKVTKLTKGEMLMLNIGSMSTGARVVAVRNVFAKLQLTSPVCTSKGEKIALSRRIDRHWRLIGWGQIQAGITLDVPPCPI; encoded by the exons ATGTCGAGGAAGGGCTTGATGGAGCAGGATTTAAGTAAGCTGGATGTAACAAAACTAAATCCACTATCACCTGAGGTTATTTCTCGCCAGGCCACCATCAACATTG GAACCATTGGTCATGTGGCTCATGGAAAGTCAACAGTTGTGAAGGCCATCTCTGGTGTCCAG ACTGTTCGTTTTAAAAATGAACTGGAACGTAATATTACTATCAAGCTTGGGTATGCCAATGCCAAGATATATAAGTGTGAAGAGGATCAATGCCCTCGGCCAGTGTGTTACAA GGCCTACGGGAGTGGAAAAGAAGATAGTCCAATGTGTGATGTCCCTGGGTTTGAGAACTGTAGGATGAAATTGCTTAGACATGTATCTTTTGTTGATTGTCCG GGTCATGACATTCTCATGGCTACAATGCTTAATGGAGCAGCAATTATGGATGGAGCATTACTTTTGATAGCTGCCAATGAAAGTTGTCCTCAACCTCAGACATCAGAACATTTAGCTGCTGTGGAAATCATGCGTCTCCAACATATCATAATACTTCAAAATAAGGTTGATCTTGTTCAGGAAAATGTCGCCATCAACCAGCATGAAGCCATTCAGAGGTTCATTCAG GGGACTGTTGCAGATAATGCGCCAGTGGTTCCAATTTCTGCTCAACTGAAATATAACATTGATGTTGTATGTGAATATATCGTGAAAAAAATCCCAATCCCAGAGAGGAACTTCATATCGCCACCAAATATGATTGTGATCAGGTCTTTCGACGTCAATAAGCCTGGGTCTGAAGTTGATGAAATTAAAGGTGGTGTTGCTGGTGGCAGTATTCTTAAG GGTGTGTTGAAAGTAAATCAGTTTATTGAGGTCCGTCCTGGTATTGTTGTCAAAGATGAGAATGATAACATCAGGTGTACACCTATATACTCCAGGATAGTATCCTTGTACGCTGAGCAGAATGAATTGCAATTTGCTGTACCTGGAGGCCTTATTGGAGTTGGAACAACAATGGACCCCACACTTACTCGTGCTGATAGGTTGGTCGGCCAGGTTCTTGGAGAAGTTGGTTCTCTACCTGAAGTATATGTGGAGCTAGAG GTTAATTTCTTTCTGCTGAGACGGCTGCTGGGTGTCAGGACAAAGGACACAGAGAGGCAGGGTAAGGTGACAAAGCTGACAAAGGGTGAGATGCTAATGTTAAACATAGGATCAATGTCAACTGGAGCCCGTGTTGTCGCTGTCAGGAATGTGTTTGCAAAGCTGCAGCTCACTTCACCTGTGTGCACAAGTAAAGGAGAAAAAATCGCTTTGAGTAGAAGAATTGATAGGCATTGGCGTCTGATTGGTTGGGGTCAAATTCAAGCTGGCATCACTCTTGATGTTCCACCCTGCCCCATCTAA
- the LOC121811596 gene encoding rhomboid-like protein 14, mitochondrial — MERGGRRGGGMVGLLVLQALSEYGRLDRKPPVTAGLIAANTLIYLRPKFLDPILPTLSQVWFNPRLIVKNKDLKRLILSALYHTGEPHLVYNMLSLLWKGIQLESAMGSVEFATMVAALLGMSQGITLLLAKFLLLFEYERAYYNEYAVGFSGVLFAMKVVLYSQSDSYTYVHGLMVPARYAVWAELVLIQMLVPGVSFLGHLGGILAGISYVYLRGARSGVNPCVKIMRVVTHLLCWPLRFLNGMCLRPSSGRVFGRGTLQGGETPGVWSCGACTYENPSFSSVCEMCGTESNGDGFAPTSTSESISLEELRQRRIQRFGRW, encoded by the exons ATGGAgagaggaggtagaagaggcgGAGGAATGGTAGGGCTGCTTGTGCTCCAGGCATTAAGCGAGTATGGCCGCCTCGACCGCAAGCCTCCTGTCACCGCAGGTCTTATCGCGGCTAATACACTTATTTACTTACGCCCTAAATTTCTCGATCCAATTCTTCCAACCCTCAGTCAAGTCTGGTTTAATCCCCGCCTCATCGTCAAG AACAAGGATTTGAAGCGCCTTATTTTATCTGCATTGTACCACACTGGTGAACCGCATCTTGTATACAATATGTTATCCCTACTGTGGAAGGGAATACAGTTGGAGAGTGCAATGGGAAGTGTGGAATTTGCAACAATGGTTGCAGCTCTACTTGGTATGTCTCAAGGCATCACGTTACTGCTAGCCAAATTTCTTCTGCTCTTTGAATATGAGAGAGCCTACTACAATGAATATGCCGTGGGATTCTCTGGTGTGCTTTTTGCCATGAAAGTTGTTCTCTACTCTCAGTCGGATAGCTATACATATGTGCACGGACTCATGGTCCCTGCACGTTATGCTGTGTGGGCAGAACTTGTTCTCATTCAAATGTTGGTACCTGGAGTCTCATTTCTCGGTCATCTTGGGGGAATTCTTGCTGGAATCTCCTACGTATACCTTAGGGGTGCAAGATCTGGTGTTAACCCTTGTGTGAAGATAATGAGGGTTGTCACCCATCTGTTATGTTGGCCATTAAGATTTCTGAACGGTATGTGCTTGCGGCCTTCGTCTGGCCGTGTGTTTGGAAGGGGAACTCTCCAAGGAGGCGAGACACCAGGTGTATGGAGTTGTGGAGCATGTACATACGAGAACCCAAGCTTTTCAAGTGTCTGCGAGATGTGTGGGACAGAAAGTAACGGTGATGGATTTGCACCCACATCCACAAGTGAATCCATTTCGCTTGAGGAACTACGACAGCGGAGAATCCAGAGATTTGGTAGATGGTGA